In Rhodothermus marinus DSM 4252, a single genomic region encodes these proteins:
- the hypB gene encoding hydrogenase nickel incorporation protein HypB — MEPEVKIVRVARRVQADNDALARALRRRFDEAGVRVFNLIAAPGAGKTSLIRRTIEQLRDRYRIGVLEGDIAGSIDTAQVLTAGARDAVQINTGGTCHLEARMIDEALAQLDLDALDLLFIENVGNLICPTHWDLGAHYTICLVSAAEGHDKPLKYPAIFARSDAIVLNKIDLASLCDFDREQFYLHLRALTRAPVFELSCRTGEGLEAWITWLTNVL; from the coding sequence ATGGAACCCGAAGTCAAAATCGTCCGGGTGGCCCGCCGCGTGCAGGCCGACAACGACGCGCTGGCCCGCGCGCTGCGTCGGCGCTTCGACGAAGCCGGCGTGCGCGTCTTCAACCTGATCGCAGCCCCGGGCGCCGGCAAGACCAGCCTGATCCGTCGCACCATCGAGCAACTGCGCGACCGCTATCGCATCGGCGTGCTCGAAGGCGACATCGCCGGAAGCATCGACACGGCACAGGTGCTGACGGCCGGCGCCCGCGACGCCGTCCAGATCAACACGGGCGGCACCTGCCACCTGGAAGCCCGCATGATCGACGAAGCGCTTGCGCAGCTCGACCTGGACGCGCTCGACCTGCTCTTTATCGAAAACGTCGGCAACCTGATCTGTCCCACGCACTGGGACCTGGGCGCGCACTACACCATCTGCCTCGTCAGCGCGGCCGAAGGGCACGACAAGCCGCTGAAGTACCCGGCCATCTTTGCCCGTAGCGACGCCATCGTGCTCAACAAGATCGACCTGGCGTCGCTGTGCGACTTCGATCGCGAGCAGTTCTACCTGCACCTCCGCGCACTCACCCGGGCTCCCGTCTTCGAACTCTCCTGTCGGACCGGCGAGGGATTGGAGGCCTGGATTACCTGGTTAACCAATGTATTGTGA
- the porA gene encoding 2-ketoisovalerate ferredoxin oxidoreductase subunit alpha: MTLVVTPRLEAAQLLTGAQAVAHAMRQIEPDVVPVYPITPQTPIIEEFAQMVADGRCDTEIVNVESEHSAMSAAVGASVAGARVMTATASQGLALMIEVLYIAASMRCPIVMPLGNRALSGPINIHCDHSDAMLARDSGAVQIFTENGQEAYDYTLMAVRLAEDQRVLLPVIVNLDGFTLTHSAEAVELLPDEVARAFVGHYRPLYPLLDTVRPTTQGPFDMPDFYYEHKRQQDEAMRGVLEVFPEVQRAYAEATGRNYRGYYEAYRLDDADFAVVVLGSTAGTAKVVVDTLRDEGQRVGLLKLWLFRPFPHAAVAEALRGKQAVAVMDRALSFGSWGPLFTEIAAALYGLPEAERPRLHNFTYGLGGRDVTPDQIAEALTRIQDPHTPAVMHYLGVRA; the protein is encoded by the coding sequence ATGACACTCGTGGTCACTCCCCGGCTCGAAGCCGCCCAGTTACTGACGGGCGCGCAGGCTGTGGCGCACGCCATGCGCCAGATCGAGCCCGACGTCGTGCCGGTCTATCCGATCACGCCGCAGACGCCGATCATCGAAGAGTTTGCGCAGATGGTGGCCGACGGCCGCTGCGACACCGAAATCGTCAACGTCGAGTCGGAGCACTCGGCCATGAGCGCGGCCGTGGGCGCTTCGGTGGCCGGCGCGCGCGTGATGACGGCCACGGCCTCGCAGGGCCTGGCGCTGATGATCGAGGTGCTCTACATCGCGGCCTCCATGCGCTGCCCGATCGTGATGCCGCTGGGCAACCGGGCGCTGAGCGGGCCGATCAACATCCACTGCGACCACTCCGACGCCATGCTGGCCCGCGATTCAGGCGCCGTCCAGATCTTCACCGAAAACGGCCAGGAAGCCTACGACTACACGCTGATGGCCGTGCGCCTGGCCGAAGACCAGCGGGTGCTGTTGCCCGTGATCGTCAATCTGGACGGCTTCACGCTCACGCATTCGGCCGAGGCCGTCGAGCTGCTGCCCGACGAGGTGGCCCGGGCGTTCGTGGGCCACTATCGGCCGCTCTATCCGCTGCTGGACACGGTGCGCCCCACCACGCAGGGCCCGTTCGACATGCCCGACTTCTACTACGAGCACAAGCGGCAACAGGACGAGGCCATGCGAGGCGTGCTGGAGGTCTTCCCCGAGGTGCAGCGCGCCTACGCCGAGGCCACCGGCCGCAACTACCGGGGTTACTACGAAGCCTACCGGCTCGACGATGCGGACTTTGCCGTGGTCGTGCTGGGATCGACGGCCGGCACGGCCAAAGTCGTCGTCGATACGCTTCGGGACGAAGGGCAGCGGGTGGGTCTGCTCAAGCTGTGGCTCTTCCGACCCTTCCCGCATGCCGCCGTGGCCGAAGCGCTGCGCGGCAAGCAGGCCGTGGCCGTGATGGACCGGGCGCTGTCGTTCGGAAGCTGGGGGCCGCTCTTCACCGAAATTGCCGCGGCCCTGTACGGCCTGCCCGAAGCCGAGCGACCGCGCCTGCACAACTTCACCTATGGTCTGGGAGGGCGCGACGTTACGCCCGACCAGATCGCCGAAGCGCTGACCCGCATTCAGGATCCGCACACGCCTGCCGTCATGCACTATCTGGGCGTGCGCGCCTAA
- a CDS encoding thiamine pyrophosphate-dependent enzyme: MMTGLSSNGETIRLKTLKELAEREQRALRFQGGHSLCAGCGVPLVVRTVLNAIDTPVVVVNATGCLEVATTRYPSTAWNVPWLHVAFENAAAAASGVEAAFRVLNRKRKNGRPIPFDLPEDVRIIAFGGDGGTYDIGLQALSGALERGHRFTYICYDNEAYMNTGNQRSGATPPLAHTTTTPVGEQSLGKLQQRKDLTEIAVAHHVPYVAQASISNWQDLVRKIQMAVQVDGPSFLNVLAPCQRGWGYDPSQTVEIARLAVETCFWPLYEVIDGEYRLNYRPRKPLPIAEWVKTQGRFRHLLRPENRHLLDALQEQVNREWERLLRKCEGRLLEV; encoded by the coding sequence ATGATGACCGGGCTTTCCTCCAACGGCGAAACGATTCGCTTGAAGACGCTCAAAGAACTGGCCGAGCGTGAACAGCGCGCGCTGCGCTTCCAGGGCGGCCACTCGCTCTGCGCGGGTTGCGGCGTGCCGCTGGTGGTGCGCACCGTGCTGAACGCCATCGACACGCCCGTGGTCGTGGTCAACGCGACGGGCTGCCTGGAGGTGGCCACCACGCGCTATCCTTCGACGGCCTGGAACGTGCCCTGGCTGCACGTGGCCTTCGAGAATGCGGCCGCCGCCGCCAGCGGCGTGGAGGCTGCCTTCCGGGTGCTCAACCGCAAACGCAAAAACGGCCGGCCGATTCCCTTCGACCTGCCCGAAGACGTGCGCATCATCGCCTTTGGCGGCGACGGCGGCACCTACGACATCGGGCTGCAGGCCCTCTCGGGCGCCCTGGAGCGCGGGCACCGCTTCACGTACATCTGCTACGACAACGAAGCCTACATGAACACGGGCAACCAGCGGAGTGGCGCCACGCCCCCACTGGCCCATACGACCACCACGCCCGTGGGCGAGCAGAGCCTGGGCAAACTCCAGCAGCGCAAGGACCTGACGGAGATCGCCGTCGCCCACCACGTGCCGTATGTGGCCCAGGCGTCGATCTCGAACTGGCAGGATCTGGTGCGTAAGATCCAGATGGCCGTGCAGGTGGACGGACCGAGCTTTCTCAACGTACTGGCGCCCTGCCAGCGCGGCTGGGGCTACGATCCGTCTCAGACCGTCGAGATTGCCCGCCTGGCCGTCGAAACGTGCTTCTGGCCGCTCTACGAGGTGATCGACGGCGAGTACCGGCTGAACTACCGACCGCGCAAGCCGCTGCCCATCGCCGAATGGGTCAAAACGCAGGGACGCTTCCGTCACCTGCTCCGCCCGGAGAACCGACACCTGCTCGACGCGCTGCAGGAGCAGGTCAACCGCGAATGGGAGCGGCTGCTGCGCAAATGCGAAGGACGCCTGCTGGAAGTGTAG
- a CDS encoding 2-oxoacid:acceptor oxidoreductase family protein, producing MLEIRWHGRGGQGAITVSKILALAALRSGKYAQAFPEYGPERSGAPVRAYNRLDDRPIVLHSGVYTPHRVAVLDETLLEAEDVCEGLAPDGVLVINTTRPPEAIREQTGYPGRIVCVDAAAIAEETGSRFANVPLLGALASTLEFIQLPTLEGALQAFLGKRRPEVVEANLEALRRGYRETVALEAVAPETLPPRPRSEGSRALPPYYALPIGGVITPEIRWFPKTGGWRNERPVFNEALCVNCLLCWAHCPEPAIVVHDRLMEGFNYDYCKGCGICVAMCPTGALTMVPEGAAEPVAASVSPNPR from the coding sequence ATGCTGGAGATTCGCTGGCACGGGCGTGGCGGTCAGGGCGCCATCACGGTCTCGAAGATCCTGGCGCTGGCCGCACTGCGCAGTGGCAAATATGCCCAGGCGTTTCCGGAGTACGGACCGGAGCGGAGCGGTGCCCCGGTGCGGGCTTATAACCGGCTGGACGATCGGCCGATCGTGCTGCACTCGGGCGTCTACACGCCGCACCGGGTGGCCGTGCTGGACGAAACGCTGCTCGAAGCCGAGGACGTGTGCGAAGGGCTGGCCCCGGACGGCGTGCTCGTGATCAACACGACACGTCCGCCCGAGGCGATCCGGGAGCAGACCGGCTATCCCGGCCGCATCGTGTGCGTCGATGCAGCGGCGATCGCCGAGGAAACGGGCTCGCGGTTCGCCAACGTGCCGCTGCTGGGTGCACTGGCCAGCACGCTGGAATTCATCCAGCTACCCACGCTGGAAGGGGCACTGCAGGCGTTCCTGGGTAAGCGTCGGCCTGAAGTCGTCGAGGCCAACCTGGAAGCGCTCCGACGGGGCTACCGCGAGACCGTCGCGCTCGAAGCGGTAGCGCCCGAGACGCTGCCGCCACGTCCACGCTCCGAAGGAAGCCGGGCGCTTCCACCCTACTATGCCCTGCCCATCGGCGGCGTCATCACGCCGGAGATCCGCTGGTTCCCGAAAACCGGGGGCTGGCGCAACGAACGGCCGGTCTTCAACGAGGCGCTCTGCGTGAACTGTCTGCTGTGCTGGGCGCACTGCCCCGAACCGGCCATCGTGGTGCACGACCGCCTGATGGAAGGCTTCAACTACGACTACTGCAAAGGCTGCGGGATCTGCGTGGCCATGTGTCCGACGGGCGCTCTGACCATGGTGCCCGAAGGCGCTGCCGAACCGGTGGCCGCGTCGGTCTCGCCCAACCCGAGGTGA
- a CDS encoding ArsR/SmtB family transcription factor, whose translation MTARPDNDQPQVAATASCCVPPRLQRLPASEAGHRARQLKALGHPVRLQILHLLAQAGDALCVCDIEAYFELKQPTISHHLRWLKEAGFLAAEVRGTYTYYRLQPEALSGLTGWLQQLTM comes from the coding sequence ATGACGGCGCGTCCGGATAACGATCAGCCGCAAGTTGCCGCTACGGCGAGCTGCTGCGTGCCGCCGCGCCTGCAACGGCTTCCGGCGTCCGAAGCAGGCCATCGGGCCCGACAACTCAAGGCACTCGGCCATCCGGTCCGGCTGCAGATTCTGCATCTGTTGGCACAGGCGGGCGATGCGTTGTGCGTGTGCGACATTGAGGCCTACTTCGAGCTGAAGCAGCCGACCATCTCGCACCACCTGCGCTGGCTGAAGGAGGCGGGCTTTTTGGCCGCCGAGGTGCGGGGAACGTACACCTACTACCGCCTGCAGCCGGAGGCGCTGAGCGGGCTGACCGGCTGGCTGCAGCAACTGACCATGTAA
- a CDS encoding FAD/NAD(P)-binding protein has protein sequence MTETLLVRPETALTPAPMTPTRWRVLRRRRETHDTCTLELEPLDTDGMAFRPGQFNMLYVFGIGEVPISISGDPAQPDRLVHTIRAVGPVSTALCARKAGDVIGVRGPFGSAWPVEAAEGYDVVVMAGGIGLAPLRPAIYHLLQHRGHYGNLVLLYGARTPRDLLYVRELERWRGRFDVQVEVTVDHAGAGWFGHVGVVTTLLPRAHFDPEETVAFVCGPEIMMRFAAKALMERGVAPERIYLSMERNMKCAIGLCGHCQFGPVFVCKDGPVFDFARVARLLTIREL, from the coding sequence ATGACCGAGACGCTTCTGGTCCGACCGGAAACGGCGCTGACGCCTGCGCCCATGACGCCCACCCGCTGGCGGGTCCTGCGCCGACGGCGCGAAACGCACGACACGTGCACGCTGGAGCTGGAGCCGCTCGACACGGACGGCATGGCGTTTCGACCCGGCCAGTTCAACATGCTCTACGTCTTCGGCATCGGCGAAGTGCCGATCTCGATCAGCGGCGATCCGGCCCAACCGGACCGGCTGGTGCATACGATCCGGGCGGTGGGCCCGGTCAGTACGGCCCTGTGCGCGCGCAAAGCGGGCGACGTGATCGGCGTACGCGGGCCGTTCGGGAGCGCCTGGCCTGTGGAAGCGGCCGAGGGGTACGACGTGGTGGTGATGGCCGGCGGCATTGGACTGGCGCCCCTGCGTCCCGCCATCTACCATCTGCTGCAGCATCGCGGCCACTACGGCAATCTGGTGTTGCTCTACGGCGCGCGCACACCCCGCGACCTGCTCTACGTTCGTGAACTGGAGCGCTGGCGCGGCCGCTTCGACGTGCAGGTAGAGGTGACCGTCGACCACGCCGGTGCGGGCTGGTTCGGTCACGTGGGCGTGGTGACCACACTGCTGCCGCGCGCCCACTTCGATCCGGAAGAGACCGTCGCCTTCGTATGCGGCCCCGAGATCATGATGCGCTTTGCGGCCAAGGCGCTGATGGAGCGTGGCGTGGCCCCGGAGCGCATTTACCTTTCGATGGAGCGCAACATGAAGTGCGCCATCGGTCTGTGTGGCCATTGCCAGTTCGGCCCGGTCTTCGTCTGCAAAGACGGACCGGTGTTCGACTTTGCCCGCGTTGCCCGACTGCTGACCATCCGAGAACTCTGA
- a CDS encoding NAD(P)-dependent oxidoreductase, whose product MELTANIRTVYEEERPRLTDDQALLEAARCLECGRDGRPAPCIEACPTHIDIPGFIRAIREGDPLHSARIIFEANVLGGSCARVCPVEALCEGACVLTHEKRRPVAIGRLQRYATDAALEAGAEIHPRPRRVRWPLSVGVVGAGPAGLACAAELARLGHEVIVYEAAPEPGGLVVSAIAPYKQMVDPIPQEVEAIRRLGVTFRFNTRIGRDLSLADLEARHDALFLGVGMDGDMPLELEGIDLEGVWPSLRFIERIKAMNPPPIGDRVVVIGGGNTAIDVAREAVRLGARHVTVLYRRTEAEMPAFRHEVEAAYEEGVQFEWLTLPIRLLGEVRVSGVECVRTRLVPDPSGGRPRPQVVEGTEFVVPADTVVFAIGQQPRTDLLSGLPGLRLERGRVWVDENFRTSHPRVFAGGDCVNGGGTVVEAVQHGKLAARAIDRLIKPRRRSVPATNGKEED is encoded by the coding sequence ATGGAACTGACGGCAAACATTCGTACGGTTTACGAAGAGGAGCGCCCCCGCCTGACGGACGACCAGGCCCTTCTGGAAGCTGCGCGCTGTCTGGAATGTGGACGGGATGGCCGACCGGCCCCTTGCATCGAAGCCTGCCCCACGCACATCGACATCCCGGGCTTCATCCGGGCCATTCGGGAGGGTGATCCGCTGCATTCGGCCCGGATCATCTTCGAGGCGAATGTGCTGGGGGGAAGCTGCGCGCGCGTCTGTCCGGTGGAAGCGCTCTGCGAGGGCGCCTGCGTGCTGACCCATGAGAAGCGGCGGCCTGTGGCCATCGGCCGCTTGCAGCGCTACGCCACGGATGCCGCGTTGGAAGCGGGCGCCGAGATCCATCCACGTCCGCGGCGCGTGCGCTGGCCGCTCAGTGTCGGGGTGGTGGGCGCCGGTCCGGCGGGGCTGGCCTGCGCGGCCGAGCTGGCGCGCCTGGGCCATGAAGTGATCGTCTACGAGGCCGCGCCGGAGCCCGGCGGGCTGGTCGTGTCGGCCATCGCCCCCTACAAGCAGATGGTCGATCCCATCCCACAGGAGGTCGAGGCCATCCGGCGGCTGGGCGTCACCTTCCGCTTCAACACACGCATCGGCCGCGACCTGTCGCTGGCCGACCTCGAAGCGCGGCACGACGCGCTGTTTCTGGGCGTGGGCATGGACGGCGACATGCCGCTGGAGCTGGAGGGCATCGACCTGGAAGGCGTGTGGCCGTCGCTGCGCTTCATCGAACGCATCAAGGCGATGAATCCGCCGCCGATCGGTGATCGCGTGGTGGTGATCGGCGGGGGCAACACGGCCATCGACGTGGCGCGCGAGGCCGTACGGCTGGGTGCCCGGCACGTGACGGTGCTTTACCGGCGCACCGAAGCCGAAATGCCGGCCTTCCGGCACGAGGTGGAAGCTGCCTACGAGGAAGGTGTGCAGTTCGAGTGGCTGACGTTGCCGATTCGGCTGCTGGGCGAAGTGCGCGTCTCGGGCGTCGAGTGCGTCCGCACGCGCCTGGTGCCCGATCCGTCGGGCGGGCGTCCGCGGCCTCAGGTGGTCGAAGGGACCGAATTCGTGGTGCCCGCCGATACGGTCGTCTTTGCCATCGGACAGCAACCCCGTACCGACCTGCTCTCCGGCCTGCCCGGACTGCGGCTGGAGCGCGGGCGCGTATGGGTGGACGAAAACTTCCGCACAAGCCATCCCCGGGTGTTTGCCGGAGGCGACTGCGTCAACGGCGGCGGCACGGTGGTCGAGGCCGTGCAGCACGGCAAGCTGGCGGCCCGTGCCATCGATCGCCTGATCAAACCCCGCCGGCGCAGCGTCCCGGCAACCAACGGGAAGGAGGAAGACTGA
- the arsM gene encoding arsenite methyltransferase — translation MTTRNPKEIVRQHYAQVARKQTSCCTDACGCEANYSEAALAELPEGARLGLGCGNPLALAEWTALRGATVLDLGAGAGRDCLLAARQVGPEGRVIGIDLTPEMVALARENARKMGVTNVIFREGDITALPLPDASVDVVLSNCAINLVPDKARAFVEAFRVLRPGGLLLVADLVRQGELPEAWRDDPEAYARCLTGTIPEADYLAAIEAAGFVVEYVERSVGTGPVVSLQVRARRSP, via the coding sequence ATGACAACACGGAATCCAAAGGAAATCGTACGCCAGCACTATGCGCAGGTAGCCCGGAAGCAGACTTCGTGCTGCACGGACGCATGCGGATGCGAGGCCAATTACTCTGAAGCGGCGCTGGCCGAGCTTCCGGAGGGAGCCCGTCTGGGGCTGGGATGTGGCAATCCGCTGGCGCTGGCAGAATGGACGGCATTACGGGGGGCCACGGTGCTGGATCTGGGGGCCGGCGCCGGACGGGATTGCCTGCTGGCGGCCCGACAGGTGGGTCCGGAAGGACGGGTGATCGGCATCGACCTGACGCCCGAGATGGTGGCGCTGGCCCGTGAAAATGCCCGGAAGATGGGCGTGACGAACGTCATCTTCCGTGAGGGAGACATCACAGCGTTGCCACTCCCGGATGCCTCGGTGGATGTAGTGCTGTCGAATTGCGCCATTAACCTGGTGCCTGACAAAGCGCGCGCTTTCGTCGAGGCATTTCGTGTGCTACGGCCGGGTGGACTGCTGCTCGTGGCCGATCTGGTGCGGCAAGGCGAGCTCCCGGAAGCATGGCGCGACGATCCCGAAGCCTACGCCCGTTGCCTGACCGGTACGATCCCCGAGGCGGACTATCTGGCGGCCATCGAAGCGGCCGGTTTTGTGGTGGAATACGTGGAACGTAGCGTCGGCACCGGGCCGGTCGTTTCGCTGCAAGTGCGGGCGCGTCGATCACCGTAG
- a CDS encoding 4Fe-4S dicluster domain-containing protein, with the protein MAWVLERRDFDALLEALARRGYTLIGPRVRDGAIVYDRIRRSEDLPVGWTDEQRGGTYRLRRRDDEALFGYVVGPQSWKQWLFPPTLRLWRASRSEGDGAFAVEETPLPDEAYAFIGVRACELAAIAVQDRVFLEGPYADPYYRAVRERLFLLAVNCTEPGGTCFCASMQTGPRATAGFDLALTEVLEGDRHYFVVTVGSDTGRAVLSEVPHREAQPDEVAAADTRLQEAATRMGRHLDTEGLKELLQACYEHPCWDEVARRCLSCANCTMVCPTCFCHTVEDVTDLTGQTTERVRRWDSCFSVEFSYIHGGSVRQSTRSRYRQWLMHKLSTWVDQFGVMGCVGCGRCITWCPVGIDLTEEVAAIRSTRKPASSP; encoded by the coding sequence ATGGCCTGGGTCCTGGAGCGCCGGGACTTCGATGCGCTGCTCGAGGCGCTGGCCCGGCGCGGCTACACGCTGATCGGGCCGCGCGTACGCGACGGTGCCATCGTCTACGACCGCATTCGCCGGAGCGAAGACCTGCCCGTCGGCTGGACCGACGAGCAGCGCGGCGGCACGTACCGCCTGCGCCGCCGGGATGACGAGGCGCTTTTCGGGTACGTGGTGGGTCCGCAGAGCTGGAAGCAATGGCTCTTTCCTCCCACGCTGCGCCTCTGGCGGGCCAGCCGGAGCGAAGGCGACGGTGCGTTTGCCGTGGAAGAAACACCGCTGCCGGACGAAGCCTATGCCTTCATCGGCGTGCGCGCCTGCGAGCTGGCGGCCATCGCCGTGCAGGATCGCGTCTTCCTGGAAGGCCCCTATGCCGACCCTTACTACCGGGCCGTACGTGAGCGGCTGTTTCTGCTGGCCGTCAACTGCACCGAGCCCGGTGGCACCTGTTTCTGCGCCTCGATGCAGACGGGGCCCCGCGCCACCGCGGGCTTCGACCTGGCCCTGACCGAAGTGCTGGAAGGCGACCGCCACTACTTTGTCGTGACCGTCGGGAGCGACACCGGCCGTGCCGTGCTGTCCGAGGTGCCTCATCGCGAGGCGCAGCCCGACGAGGTGGCCGCTGCCGACACGCGCCTGCAGGAAGCCGCCACCCGCATGGGCCGCCACCTGGATACCGAGGGGCTGAAGGAGCTGCTGCAGGCGTGCTACGAACACCCGTGCTGGGACGAGGTGGCCCGCCGCTGCCTGAGCTGCGCCAACTGCACGATGGTCTGCCCGACATGCTTCTGCCACACCGTCGAGGACGTTACCGACCTGACCGGCCAGACGACCGAGCGTGTGCGACGCTGGGACTCCTGCTTTTCCGTGGAATTCTCCTACATCCACGGCGGAAGCGTGCGCCAGAGCACCCGCTCGCGCTACCGCCAGTGGCTCATGCATAAGCTTTCCACCTGGGTGGATCAGTTCGGTGTGATGGGCTGCGTGGGATGTGGCCGGTGCATCACCTGGTGCCCGGTCGGCATCGACCTGACCGAGGAGGTGGCCGCCATCCGTTCCACCCGCAAACCTGCTTCGTCGCCATGA
- a CDS encoding cyclic nucleotide-binding domain-containing protein, giving the protein MTAQRSLKDLLAEHPFFQGLDDPYLELIAGCARNVRFNAGSYIFREGEPATEFFLIRYGRVSIEVHLPERGTVTIQTLGEGDVLGWSWLVPPYRNQFDARALTLVRALAFDGACIRNKCAEDPRLGYEIFSRFARIIAERLQATRLQLLDMYGAAPRRQPLHA; this is encoded by the coding sequence ATGACCGCGCAACGTTCACTGAAAGACCTGCTGGCCGAGCACCCGTTCTTTCAGGGGCTCGACGACCCGTACCTGGAACTGATTGCCGGCTGTGCCCGGAACGTACGATTCAATGCCGGAAGCTACATCTTTCGTGAGGGCGAACCGGCCACCGAGTTCTTTCTGATTCGCTACGGCCGCGTCTCGATCGAGGTGCATCTGCCCGAGCGCGGCACGGTAACCATTCAGACGCTGGGCGAAGGTGACGTGCTGGGCTGGTCCTGGCTCGTGCCTCCCTACCGCAATCAGTTCGACGCCCGGGCACTGACACTCGTGCGGGCACTGGCCTTCGACGGCGCCTGCATTCGAAACAAATGCGCTGAGGACCCGCGCCTGGGCTACGAAATCTTCAGCCGCTTTGCCCGGATCATCGCAGAACGACTGCAGGCCACCCGCCTGCAACTGCTCGACATGTACGGTGCCGCCCCCCGTCGTCAACCGCTGCACGCCTGA
- the arsN2 gene encoding arsenic resistance N-acetyltransferase ArsN2, with protein MDQKDALQIRPAWAEDWPALRQLLQTCGLIETGVAAQLDRVRVATWRGRIVGMALLERYAEGGLLRSVAVEPAWQGRGIGRRLVDVMLEEARREGLSQVFLLTETAADFFARLGFVPVTREEVPASVRAAPQFTYLCPISSQVMCHILR; from the coding sequence ATGGACCAGAAAGACGCCCTTCAGATCCGTCCGGCGTGGGCCGAGGACTGGCCGGCGCTCCGGCAACTGCTCCAGACCTGTGGGCTGATCGAAACAGGCGTGGCCGCGCAGCTCGACCGCGTGCGTGTGGCGACGTGGCGGGGACGGATCGTGGGTATGGCGTTGCTGGAGCGTTACGCCGAAGGTGGCCTGTTGCGTTCTGTAGCCGTCGAGCCCGCCTGGCAGGGACGCGGCATTGGCCGCCGCCTGGTTGACGTGATGTTGGAAGAAGCCCGCCGGGAAGGTTTATCGCAGGTGTTCCTGCTCACGGAGACGGCCGCGGATTTCTTCGCCCGGCTGGGCTTCGTGCCCGTCACCCGGGAGGAGGTTCCGGCCTCGGTACGTGCGGCTCCGCAGTTTACCTACCTGTGCCCGATCAGCAGTCAGGTAATGTGTCATATCCTCCGATGA
- a CDS encoding HupE/UreJ family protein — protein sequence MNRTRPASAAAAWRWLPVVLLTTPVVALAHTGAVPPVGFGHGLLHPLTGLDHLLAALGVGLWATLQPDAPGRRLPVVFLSALLLGLPLGATWPTPVAEIGVLGSVLLLGAALALLLRVPTALSLVLVALFGLVHGHVHGTEVLPEVGLSYVLGLLAGTALLTGTGYLTGRLLHRWQRADALRYAGVALLLFGLLS from the coding sequence ATGAATCGGACACGTCCTGCTTCGGCGGCGGCCGCGTGGCGCTGGCTGCCGGTGGTGCTGCTCACGACGCCCGTGGTGGCGCTGGCCCATACGGGCGCAGTGCCTCCCGTCGGCTTCGGACACGGCCTGCTGCATCCGCTGACGGGCCTGGATCACCTGCTGGCCGCGCTGGGCGTGGGACTCTGGGCCACGCTGCAACCGGACGCTCCGGGCCGTCGGCTGCCCGTGGTCTTTCTGAGCGCGTTGCTGCTCGGACTGCCGCTGGGGGCGACCTGGCCCACCCCGGTTGCCGAAATCGGCGTACTGGGCTCGGTGCTGCTCCTCGGCGCGGCGCTGGCGCTGCTACTGCGCGTGCCGACCGCGCTCAGTCTGGTGCTGGTGGCTCTGTTCGGCCTGGTGCACGGGCATGTGCACGGCACCGAGGTCCTTCCAGAGGTCGGCCTGAGCTACGTGCTTGGTCTGCTTGCCGGCACGGCCCTGCTGACGGGCACGGGGTATCTGACCGGACGACTCCTGCACCGGTGGCAACGCGCTGACGCGCTCCGCTATGCCGGCGTGGCGTTGCTGCTCTTTGGACTCCTGTCCTGA